The following nucleotide sequence is from Natronorubrum aibiense.
CGCGAACCACGATGGGAATCTGCTCGAGACCGACTACGAGACCCGACGACGGCTCCGCGATCACGACGTCGGGATGGTCCACCAGCACGTCCGCGACGGATTGAACCTCGAGTTCACCGGCGGCGGCAACGTCGCGGAGAAACTGCTGTCTGCGGGCTGGCGCAACTACGAGGAGATCCGCGAGCGCGTCTTCGAGTTGTTCGAGCGCACCGAGATCCCGACTGAGCGCGTCGACGACCCGACAACGACCTACAGCGGCGGGATGCAACGGCGCGTTCAGATCGCCCGCGCATTGGCGAACAACCCTGACGTGATCGTCCTCGACGAGCCGACGACGGGACTCGACGTGAGCGTCCAAGCACAGGTGCTCGATACGTTCCGGCGCGTCCAGCGCGAGAAGGGCGTCGCGACGATCGTCGTCTCCCACGACCTCGGCGTGATTCGGCTACTGGCCGATCGAACCCTCGTGATGCGCCACGGGCGCGTCGTTGAGGGCGGCCTGACGGATCGGATCATGGAGGACCCTCACCACGAATACACCCAGAAGCTCATCAACTCGGTGATATAAATGACGATACTCACAGTCGAGCAGCTG
It contains:
- a CDS encoding ATP-binding cassette domain-containing protein, encoding MTLYAAKGVKKLYGEPCGECVSHTGDEAGTNQCPVCGSVVACASVDLDVREGEVLGIVGESGSGKSSLAEILALDADATAGAVTYANHDGNLLETDYETRRRLRDHDVGMVHQHVRDGLNLEFTGGGNVAEKLLSAGWRNYEEIRERVFELFERTEIPTERVDDPTTTYSGGMQRRVQIARALANNPDVIVLDEPTTGLDVSVQAQVLDTFRRVQREKGVATIVVSHDLGVIRLLADRTLVMRHGRVVEGGLTDRIMEDPHHEYTQKLINSVI